A part of Helicobacter himalayensis genomic DNA contains:
- a CDS encoding anthranilate synthase component II — translation MKKLLLIDNYDSFSFNLFYYFCELGVRPVVVKNDFAPKLTKDVGDFVADFEYIVISPGFGSPKDSLICLEILKEFSAHKKILGVCLGMQCIASVFGGKVSEMPSPMHAKSALCEFRENALTRGIPNPFKVGLYHSLFVEKCGECEILGFAKIAFDTSKECAKDIPMILKHKEYSVYGVQFHPESLLSTYGKELLQNFLTL, via the coding sequence ATGAAAAAACTTCTGCTTATTGATAATTATGACTCTTTTAGCTTCAACCTTTTTTATTACTTTTGTGAGCTTGGAGTGCGCCCTGTGGTGGTGAAAAATGATTTCGCGCCAAAGCTTACAAAAGATGTTGGGGATTTTGTCGCGGATTTTGAATATATTGTGATTTCACCCGGCTTTGGCAGTCCAAAAGATTCTCTTATTTGCCTAGAAATTTTGAAAGAATTTAGCGCGCATAAAAAGATTTTGGGTGTGTGTTTGGGTATGCAGTGCATTGCCTCTGTTTTTGGTGGTAAGGTTTCAGAAATGCCCTCCCCAATGCACGCAAAGAGTGCGCTTTGTGAATTTAGAGAAAATGCGCTTACACGTGGGATTCCAAATCCTTTTAAAGTTGGATTGTATCACTCGCTTTTTGTCGAGAAATGTGGAGAATGTGAGATTCTAGGCTTTGCAAAAATAGCCTTTGATACAAGCAAGGAATGCGCAAAAGATATTCCTATGATTTTAAAGCATAAGGAATATAGCGTCTATGGTGTGCAATTCCACCCAGAATCGCTTCTTTCAACCTATGGAAAAGAGCTTTTGCAAAATTTTTTAACGCTTTAG
- a CDS encoding bifunctional chorismate-binding protein/class IV aminotransferase, giving the protein MWIFGEHVYFEQKAIVRAYKFSELQEAFCKIERYAKKHYALGYVAYEAWYESFDLDSISSAQDTSDSKQLPLLEFYIFSKRKKLDYLESKHEKISQPFAFEILQNLDFSRYKSDFARIKNELKVGNTYQINYTQEMRLFTRAKPLDVFFSLKKRQNTRYKAFFNTKYAQILSFSPELFFKLKNGSITLEPMKGTILRAKDKAQDKKNKEFLHRDSKNISENMMIVDLLRNDISQIARVGSLRVKKLLKIRPLKTLYQMVSILKAQVDSTQDLSQIFSIFNALFPCGSITGAPKKSTMHKIQMLESRTRGVYCGAIGLVHKKKACFNVPIRTLVRYKYEEFYRYGVGSGVVWDSVMEEEFKELRVKSRFLFSATPTNTESNQPKNVETLQDDTNNEIALFETFLVKYENNAFRVFLGAYHWQRLLQSARKLFSDFDNFTQNPTRAFLSEIKHIAKPYVSNHIAQAMRVKFLKSCLMENKNLSPLQIPFAWDFMPQSLDNMLKKHFTHMPAPVFIVKLILTQNGALSLQVRDFTPSTLQNTAYLSHTRQDSHNDFLYHKTTQRAHFEKQEHFKNVDSALFDVLYCNEFGALTEGARSNIILLQGKKLVTPSLESGLLPGCMRAFLLDCGILSEEYLSKKNLKRTQSIFLCNSVRGIVRVNLKKSRGRGKKR; this is encoded by the coding sequence ATGTGGATTTTTGGCGAGCATGTGTATTTTGAGCAAAAAGCCATTGTGCGCGCGTATAAATTTAGTGAGTTGCAAGAGGCGTTTTGCAAAATCGAGCGCTATGCTAAAAAGCACTACGCGCTTGGGTATGTGGCGTATGAGGCGTGGTATGAAAGTTTTGACTTAGATTCCATTTCAAGCGCGCAAGATACATCAGATTCTAAACAATTGCCATTGCTAGAATTTTATATTTTTTCCAAACGCAAAAAATTAGATTATCTAGAATCTAAGCACGAAAAAATCTCCCAACCCTTTGCTTTTGAAATTTTGCAAAATCTTGATTTCTCGCGTTACAAAAGCGACTTTGCACGCATTAAAAATGAACTAAAGGTGGGCAATACTTACCAAATTAATTACACGCAGGAGATGCGACTTTTCACCCGTGCAAAGCCACTTGATGTTTTTTTCTCGTTAAAAAAGCGTCAAAACACGCGTTATAAGGCTTTTTTTAACACCAAATATGCGCAGATTCTTTCTTTTTCTCCTGAACTTTTTTTCAAGCTGAAAAATGGCTCAATCACGCTAGAACCAATGAAGGGCACGATTTTGCGCGCAAAAGATAAAGCACAAGATAAGAAGAACAAGGAATTTTTACACAGGGATAGTAAAAATATTTCTGAAAATATGATGATTGTGGATTTACTGCGCAATGACATTAGCCAAATCGCGCGCGTTGGAAGCTTAAGGGTTAAGAAACTTCTTAAAATCCGACCTTTAAAAACACTCTACCAAATGGTTTCAATCCTCAAAGCGCAAGTAGATTCCACGCAGGATTTAAGCCAAATCTTTTCTATATTTAATGCGCTTTTTCCATGTGGCTCGATTACTGGTGCGCCCAAAAAATCCACAATGCACAAAATTCAAATGTTAGAATCCCGCACAAGGGGCGTGTATTGCGGTGCGATTGGCTTAGTACATAAGAAAAAGGCGTGTTTTAATGTGCCAATCCGCACTTTGGTGCGTTACAAATATGAGGAATTTTATCGCTATGGCGTTGGAAGTGGGGTTGTGTGGGATTCTGTGATGGAGGAAGAGTTTAAAGAATTGCGCGTAAAATCACGCTTTTTATTTTCCGCCACACCCACAAATACAGAATCTAACCAGCCAAAAAATGTAGAAACTCTACAAGATGATACAAACAATGAAATAGCTCTTTTTGAAACCTTTCTTGTTAAATACGAAAACAACGCTTTTAGAGTATTTTTAGGCGCGTATCATTGGCAAAGATTATTGCAAAGCGCGCGTAAGCTTTTTAGTGATTTTGATAATTTCACACAAAATCCCACACGAGCTTTTTTAAGCGAAATAAAACACATTGCAAAGCCTTATGTGAGCAATCATATCGCGCAGGCAATGCGTGTAAAATTTCTCAAATCCTGCCTTATGGAAAATAAAAATCTTTCACCGCTGCAAATTCCTTTTGCGTGGGATTTTATGCCACAAAGTTTGGACAATATGCTTAAAAAGCATTTTACCCACATGCCAGCGCCTGTGTTTATCGTAAAACTCATACTTACGCAAAATGGTGCGCTGTCTTTGCAGGTGCGGGATTTCACGCCTTCCACCTTGCAAAATACTGCTTATCTCTCCCACACGCGCCAAGATTCCCACAATGATTTTTTGTATCACAAAACCACGCAAAGAGCGCATTTTGAAAAACAAGAGCATTTTAAAAATGTAGATTCTGCGCTTTTTGATGTGCTTTACTGCAATGAATTTGGCGCGCTCACGGAAGGTGCAAGAAGTAATATTATCCTTTTGCAAGGAAAAAAGTTGGTAACGCCCTCACTTGAAAGTGGCTTGCTACCGGGCTGTATGCGCGCATTTTTGCTTGATTGTGGGATTTTAAGCGAGGAGTATTTATCAAAGAAGAATCTTAAACGCACTCAAAGCATTTTCCTTTGCAATTCCGTGCGTGGCATTGTGCGGGTAAATCTCAAAAAATCCAGAGGTAGGGGCAAAAAGAGGTAA
- a CDS encoding methylenetetrahydrofolate reductase codes for MKAKNFDLESLIAKLHTNAPFLSLEITPPLSAKIRTDSLRQLQNLDYINAFVCTDSPLARFKPSSVISSLKLQDFLQKPLICTLSMRDRNSIALCGDILAANELGLRVFLSLTGDSIKLGDCTETKGIFEDNSLKLARIIDALNSGYGINHKPLSEPVQKIYNFHVINSYANNMESLKTKLAKKLSNSEVIGFFTQPVYDEKSGAFLLKAIERLNSEYGRKSVLIFGFYPILSYKTALFLRDKLPGVFVPESLIESLESASKISKQEEEKVGFEQSVILLQKLQKLNNKIHFMNPQKIALFAPYFDRA; via the coding sequence ATGAAAGCAAAAAATTTCGATTTAGAATCTCTTATTGCAAAGCTTCACACCAACGCGCCATTTTTAAGCCTTGAAATCACTCCGCCTTTAAGCGCAAAAATACGAACAGATTCTCTAAGGCAATTGCAAAATTTAGATTACATCAACGCCTTTGTCTGCACGGATTCTCCATTAGCGCGTTTCAAGCCTTCATCTGTCATTAGCTCGCTAAAACTGCAAGATTTTTTGCAAAAGCCACTTATTTGCACGCTTAGTATGAGGGATCGCAATTCTATCGCGCTTTGTGGTGATATTTTAGCGGCAAATGAACTTGGCTTGCGCGTATTCTTGAGCCTCACGGGGGATTCTATCAAGCTTGGGGATTGCACGGAAACTAAGGGTATATTTGAGGATAATTCTTTAAAACTCGCACGCATTATTGATGCGCTAAATAGTGGCTATGGCATAAATCATAAGCCCCTAAGTGAGCCTGTGCAAAAAATTTATAATTTTCATGTCATTAATTCTTACGCAAATAATATGGAAAGTCTTAAAACAAAATTAGCCAAAAAGCTAAGCAATAGCGAGGTTATAGGCTTTTTTACCCAGCCGGTATATGATGAAAAAAGTGGCGCATTTTTGTTAAAAGCCATAGAGCGACTCAATAGCGAGTATGGGCGCAAAAGCGTGCTTATTTTTGGTTTTTATCCCATTTTGAGTTACAAAACTGCGCTTTTTTTGCGTGATAAATTGCCCGGCGTCTTTGTGCCAGAAAGTCTCATTGAAAGCTTAGAATCTGCTTCAAAAATCAGCAAGCAAGAAGAAGAAAAAGTGGGTTTTGAACAAAGCGTGATTTTACTCCAAAAGCTCCAAAAGCTTAATAACAAAATCCACTTTATGAATCCGCAAAAAATCGCGCTTTTTGCGCCGTATTTTGACAGGGCATAA
- the metE gene encoding 5-methyltetrahydropteroyltriglutamate--homocysteine S-methyltransferase: MSNIIGFPRMGQNRELKKALEAFWSGKCSQSELESVAKELRAKHWAKQKNLEYVCVNDFSFYDNVLDLAYVLNAKPARFKNVSGLEGYFALARGARDAVACEMTKWFNTNYHYVVPELSIDDEYKADASTIIAQYNEAKNLGYNPKISLIGLFTFFGLSKVVKGEPKEVFSKVKSAYLDLIDELVAKIPNIVIEFSEPIFVRGWDKELSELQCVYDRGAIECIYDVIAKKGVKAIVSTFFEHSKEFTEILLKTSIYGIGLDFVYGEKNFESLQAIANSDKVLFAGVIDGRNIWVANLESKLALLEQIAQIVPKERVIVSASCSLLHVPFGKDDENKMDKEILSWLSFAQEKLIELEVLEDLFKNNVPKAESKEFFTQNKAINSARANSSRTNNKAVRERVSANTLKVRKEDFATRIKIQRENLGYGDLATTTIGSFPQTPELRALRRNYKKGVIDKNVYDEGIKEYIKDCVKFQEEIGLDVLVHGEPERNDMVEYFGEQMEGFVFSANGWVQSYGSRCVKPPIIFGDVSRPKAMTLEWSKYAQSLTQKIMKGMLTGPVTILNWSFVRDDISRAQVCEQIALGIADEIDDLQKGGIKIIQVDEAAFKEGYPLRAENIKTYEEWALKCFKISTAVAESSTQIHTHMCYSEFNDIIKTIEALDADVISIETARSGNSLLKIFKQVGYTHEVGPGVYDIHSPRIPSVEEIEAQIKALLEVLPKEQLWINPDCGLKTRKWEEVKPSLKNMVEATKAVRAKL; this comes from the coding sequence ATGAGCAATATCATCGGATTTCCAAGAATGGGGCAAAATAGGGAACTCAAAAAAGCGCTAGAGGCGTTTTGGAGTGGCAAGTGTAGCCAAAGTGAGCTTGAAAGTGTAGCAAAAGAATTGCGCGCAAAGCATTGGGCGAAGCAAAAAAACCTAGAATATGTGTGCGTGAATGACTTTAGCTTTTATGACAATGTGCTAGATTTAGCTTATGTGCTCAACGCAAAGCCTGCACGTTTTAAAAATGTGAGCGGGTTGGAAGGCTATTTTGCGTTAGCGCGCGGAGCTAGAGACGCGGTGGCGTGCGAGATGACAAAGTGGTTTAATACAAACTATCACTATGTCGTGCCAGAGCTTAGCATCGATGATGAATACAAGGCTGATGCAAGCACTATCATTGCGCAGTATAATGAAGCCAAAAATCTAGGCTATAACCCAAAAATTAGCCTGATTGGGCTTTTCACATTTTTTGGGCTTAGCAAGGTTGTTAAAGGCGAGCCAAAAGAGGTATTTAGCAAGGTGAAAAGCGCGTATTTGGATTTAATCGATGAGTTGGTGGCGAAGATTCCGAACATTGTGATTGAATTTAGCGAGCCGATTTTTGTGCGTGGCTGGGACAAAGAGCTTTCTGAGTTGCAATGCGTGTATGATAGAGGCGCGATTGAGTGCATTTATGATGTTATTGCTAAAAAGGGCGTGAAAGCCATTGTTAGCACATTTTTTGAGCATAGCAAGGAATTTACCGAGATTTTACTAAAAACGTCAATTTATGGTATCGGGCTTGACTTTGTGTATGGTGAGAAAAACTTTGAGAGCTTGCAAGCTATCGCAAATAGCGATAAAGTGCTTTTTGCGGGCGTGATTGATGGGCGCAATATTTGGGTGGCAAATTTAGAATCTAAACTTGCACTTTTAGAGCAAATCGCGCAAATTGTGCCAAAGGAGCGCGTTATCGTAAGCGCTTCGTGCTCGCTCTTGCATGTGCCTTTTGGTAAAGATGATGAAAATAAAATGGATAAAGAGATTCTCTCTTGGTTAAGCTTCGCGCAAGAAAAGCTCATTGAATTAGAAGTTTTAGAGGATCTTTTCAAAAATAACGTGCCAAAAGCAGAAAGTAAAGAATTTTTCACGCAAAATAAGGCGATTAATTCCGCGCGTGCGAACTCTTCACGCACCAACAATAAAGCTGTGCGCGAGCGCGTAAGTGCAAACACACTCAAAGTGCGTAAGGAGGATTTTGCGACGCGCATTAAGATTCAACGCGAGAATCTAGGCTATGGCGATTTAGCCACGACAACTATTGGCTCATTTCCACAAACGCCAGAATTGAGAGCATTGCGTCGAAACTACAAAAAAGGTGTGATTGATAAAAATGTCTATGATGAGGGCATTAAGGAGTATATCAAAGATTGTGTGAAGTTCCAAGAGGAAATTGGGCTTGATGTCCTTGTGCATGGCGAGCCAGAGCGTAATGATATGGTGGAGTATTTTGGCGAGCAAATGGAAGGTTTTGTGTTTAGCGCAAATGGTTGGGTGCAAAGCTATGGTAGTCGCTGCGTGAAGCCACCAATTATTTTTGGCGATGTGAGTCGCCCAAAAGCGATGACGTTAGAGTGGAGCAAATACGCCCAAAGCCTCACGCAAAAGATTATGAAAGGAATGCTTACAGGTCCGGTAACTATCTTAAATTGGAGTTTTGTGCGCGATGATATTTCACGCGCGCAAGTGTGTGAGCAAATCGCGTTAGGAATTGCTGATGAGATAGATGACTTGCAAAAAGGTGGGATTAAGATTATTCAAGTTGATGAAGCAGCGTTTAAAGAGGGCTATCCTTTGCGCGCGGAAAATATCAAAACCTATGAAGAATGGGCGCTTAAATGCTTTAAAATCTCCACTGCCGTAGCAGAATCTAGCACGCAGATTCACACGCATATGTGTTATAGCGAGTTTAATGATATTATTAAAACCATCGAGGCGCTTGATGCAGATGTGATAAGCATCGAAACCGCGCGCAGTGGCAATAGCCTGCTAAAAATCTTTAAGCAAGTGGGTTATACGCACGAAGTAGGTCCGGGCGTGTATGATATTCATAGTCCAAGAATCCCAAGTGTGGAGGAAATAGAAGCGCAAATTAAGGCACTTTTAGAGGTATTGCCAAAAGAGCAACTTTGGATAAATCCAGACTGCGGGCTTAAAACGCGTAAATGGGAAGAGGTAAAGCCGAGCCTTAAAAATATGGTCGAAGCGACAAAAGCGGTGCGTGCGAAGCTGTAA
- a CDS encoding glycosyltransferase family 61 protein, whose product MFYIPFYTRKITDLNGSAALLTRNVGDCYGHFITEVMMGLYQIRLSKKMPDFYILPQNYSFQKELPKMLGINESQIIPANKNHLIFAQELIIPTLLNEYEIIEYRKHTHFRILYQPSLVKHLYTQILSQSWIPRRKIFFTRPKNSNRNIVNHNEVEAIFKEFGFEIILPDSLSIQKQIELMQECKILAGMHGSSLANSIFLNKHATLFELFSEYYHDNHPHFIALAKECKYFYMIGKTPDTSMHPQQENTYIEPNTLRKALENIKKYVEF is encoded by the coding sequence TTGTTTTATATCCCCTTTTATACGCGTAAAATCACAGACCTAAATGGAAGCGCAGCTCTTTTAACGCGAAATGTGGGAGATTGCTACGGACACTTTATTACTGAAGTGATGATGGGACTTTATCAAATACGCCTTAGCAAAAAAATGCCGGATTTTTATATCCTGCCACAAAACTATTCTTTTCAAAAAGAATTGCCAAAAATGCTAGGAATTAATGAATCTCAAATTATCCCAGCAAACAAAAATCATCTGATTTTCGCACAAGAACTCATTATCCCAACACTTTTGAATGAATATGAAATTATTGAATACAGAAAACATACGCATTTTCGCATACTCTACCAGCCTAGCCTTGTTAAACATTTATATACCCAGATATTATCGCAATCTTGGATACCAAGGCGCAAAATATTTTTTACGCGTCCAAAAAATTCTAATCGCAACATTGTAAATCATAACGAAGTGGAAGCGATATTTAAAGAATTTGGTTTTGAGATTATCTTGCCGGATTCTTTAAGCATACAAAAACAAATTGAACTTATGCAGGAATGCAAAATCCTAGCAGGAATGCACGGCTCAAGCCTTGCAAATTCTATCTTTCTAAATAAACACGCTACTTTATTTGAACTTTTTTCTGAATACTACCACGATAATCACCCGCACTTTATTGCACTTGCTAAAGAATGTAAATATTTTTATATGATTGGAAAAACCCCAGATACCTCTATGCACCCACAACAAGAAAATACCTATATCGAGCC